Proteins from one Longimicrobiales bacterium genomic window:
- the moaC gene encoding cyclic pyranopterin monophosphate synthase MoaC yields MSERLDRLTHLDADGRAHMVDVTQKDVTRRTALAEGHIVMSPDTLARIVQGRTEKGDPIQIAELAGIMAGKKTADLIPLCHALPGASVEVSLEVDAALPGVRARSTATYAGKTGVEMEALTAISVALLTVYDMVKAVDRGMRIEGIRLLRKEGGASGSWTSE; encoded by the coding sequence ATGAGTGAACGACTGGACCGTTTGACGCACCTCGACGCCGACGGGCGGGCTCATATGGTGGATGTCACGCAGAAAGACGTCACGCGGAGGACCGCGTTGGCCGAGGGACACATCGTGATGTCACCCGACACGCTCGCGAGGATCGTACAGGGTCGCACGGAAAAGGGTGACCCGATCCAGATTGCCGAGCTCGCGGGGATCATGGCCGGAAAGAAGACCGCCGACCTGATCCCGCTCTGCCACGCTCTCCCCGGGGCTTCAGTGGAGGTATCACTCGAAGTCGACGCTGCCTTGCCGGGGGTACGCGCTCGGTCAACCGCTACCTACGCTGGAAAGACCGGCGTCGAAATGGAGGCGCTGACCGCGATCTCAGTCGCCCTTCTCACGGTCTACGACATGGTCAAAGCCGTCGACCGGGGCATGCGTATCGAAGGGATCCGGCTCCTCCGCAAGGAGGGGGGGGCCTCGGGAAGCTGGACGTCGGAGTAA
- a CDS encoding peptidoglycan DD-metalloendopeptidase family protein, whose amino-acid sequence MRQVSTTRAAILVGFLGLVMTPSAAAQDPDINREIQQSQRRLEQIREERARLEREVGDVRNRVRDEAGELANIELRLSASRSVLAEVDFQSDATAGQVRESTRTLIQSQERLAVSEATLFRRLRDIYKMGRLHTTQVLLGARSFSDLLNRYRYLERIAAFDRALVERVQALGIRLNEQDEALRDRMSLLGSLRQDRLSEVARLRGVESEHQSSLQQFRAREVTATGRITELAADEGRMTGLIDELEERRREIEAARLRSGGAAIVAEDAGTLEWPVNGDVLYEFGPNRRANGTVIRWNGIGIEAPTGTPVRAVRDGIIAYAGHFEGYGPTVIVGHGDGVYTLYAYLEEVGVVEGRDVTAGQVVGTVGGGDTPEGPHLEFQIRVPMDGGTPLAQDPLLWLKRRKVP is encoded by the coding sequence ATGCGGCAGGTCTCCACCACGAGGGCCGCGATCCTTGTCGGGTTCTTGGGACTCGTGATGACACCGTCTGCGGCGGCGCAGGACCCGGACATCAATCGAGAGATCCAGCAGAGCCAGCGGCGGCTCGAACAGATCCGTGAGGAACGTGCTCGACTCGAGCGGGAGGTCGGGGATGTCCGAAACCGCGTCAGAGATGAGGCGGGCGAACTCGCCAATATAGAGCTCCGCCTGTCAGCGTCCCGGTCCGTCCTCGCCGAGGTCGATTTTCAGTCCGATGCGACCGCAGGTCAGGTACGAGAGTCGACTCGAACTCTGATCCAGTCCCAAGAGCGCCTGGCCGTGAGCGAGGCGACGCTGTTTCGACGGCTTCGTGACATTTACAAGATGGGCCGGCTACACACGACGCAGGTCCTCCTCGGTGCACGCTCCTTCAGCGACCTGCTCAACCGTTACCGATACCTCGAGCGGATCGCTGCCTTCGATCGAGCGCTGGTCGAGCGTGTTCAGGCGCTCGGAATCCGCCTGAACGAGCAGGATGAAGCTCTCCGAGATCGCATGTCGCTGTTGGGCTCGTTGCGACAGGATCGACTGAGCGAGGTCGCGCGTCTCCGCGGCGTTGAATCCGAGCACCAGTCTTCCCTCCAGCAGTTCCGAGCCCGGGAGGTCACGGCGACCGGGCGAATCACCGAGCTCGCAGCCGACGAGGGCCGTATGACAGGCCTGATCGATGAACTCGAAGAACGCCGGAGAGAGATCGAGGCGGCACGGCTAAGATCGGGCGGCGCGGCGATCGTAGCCGAGGATGCAGGAACCCTCGAATGGCCGGTGAACGGTGACGTACTCTACGAGTTTGGACCGAACCGGCGCGCCAATGGCACGGTGATCCGGTGGAACGGGATCGGCATCGAAGCACCGACCGGGACACCAGTCAGGGCTGTCCGGGATGGCATCATCGCCTACGCGGGTCACTTCGAAGGGTACGGGCCCACGGTCATCGTCGGGCACGGCGACGGCGTATACACATTGTACGCCTACCTTGAGGAGGTTGGCGTCGTCGAAGGGCGTGATGTCACCGCTGGCCAGGTCGTCGGGACGGTCGGAGGCGGGGATACCCCAGAGGGCCCCCATCTCGAATTTCAGATTCGCGTCCCGATGGATGGCGGAACCCCGCTGGCCCAGGACCCCCTGCTCTGGTTAAAGCGGAGAAAAGTCCCTTGA
- a CDS encoding permease-like cell division protein FtsX, with amino-acid sequence MYALREAIAAFRRAPVLTGLSAAMVGLALFVVGLFSLATYNLQLALSLIEERVEVVVYLRDDTRQSEIDQLLTELSALDEVGQVRYLSKRDALERAQTELPEFGELFLDSEVNPLPQSLEVELRPGDRNPEVVERISDAAERYPFVEDALYGEEWVDRLFTLRRVGAASTAVLGAAFALVAALIIGTALRITIFARKDEIYVMRLVGAKNGFIRRPFLLEGALAGIAGGILASLMTYATYHGVHTYLFDISWVPNLWVFIGLAIGGCFGTASSAVAIRKHLREI; translated from the coding sequence ATGTACGCGTTGCGCGAAGCGATCGCAGCGTTCCGCAGGGCACCGGTACTGACAGGACTGTCCGCGGCGATGGTCGGACTGGCTCTTTTCGTCGTCGGTCTGTTCTCGCTTGCGACCTACAATCTCCAGCTGGCCCTTTCACTCATCGAAGAACGAGTGGAAGTGGTGGTTTATTTGAGAGACGACACCCGCCAGAGTGAAATCGATCAACTGCTGACCGAGTTGAGCGCCCTCGACGAAGTCGGCCAGGTGCGGTATCTGTCGAAACGTGACGCCCTGGAGCGGGCGCAGACCGAGTTGCCGGAATTTGGCGAACTCTTCCTAGACTCCGAAGTGAATCCCCTTCCTCAGTCGCTCGAGGTCGAACTGCGTCCGGGAGATCGGAATCCAGAGGTCGTCGAGCGCATCTCAGACGCGGCGGAGCGCTATCCCTTCGTGGAGGACGCCCTGTATGGCGAAGAGTGGGTAGATCGACTCTTCACGCTTCGGCGGGTCGGCGCGGCCAGCACAGCAGTCCTCGGCGCTGCATTCGCGCTCGTTGCAGCACTGATCATCGGGACGGCCCTACGAATCACGATCTTCGCCAGGAAGGACGAGATCTACGTCATGAGGCTCGTCGGAGCCAAGAACGGCTTCATTCGCCGACCCTTCCTTCTCGAAGGTGCGCTCGCAGGCATCGCCGGAGGGATTCTGGCTTCGCTGATGACCTACGCTACCTACCACGGCGTGCACACCTATCTCTTCGATATCTCCTGGGTGCCGAACCTCTGGGTGTTCATCGGGCTCGCAATAGGAGGCTGCTTCGGAACCGCCTCGAGCGCAGTGGCAATCCGAAAGCATTTGAGGGAGATCTGA
- the ftsE gene encoding cell division ATP-binding protein FtsE, with protein sequence MIKLTHVSKEYPKRGFAVRDVSFHLKKSEFAFLTGHSGSGKSTMLRLIHMTDRPTDGAVRVTGFSSARITERDLWKVRRRVGMVFQDFRLLPGRTALQNVAFVLEVTGTPTKAVQSRAQRLLAQVGLAPKASALVNELSGGEQQRVAIARALANDPFVLLADEPTGNLDERATRGIMELFKDINAKGMAVLMATHDLELIRRHPTARVFELDQGELVYDSETSTKPQPSSVPQSEPTRGD encoded by the coding sequence GTGATCAAACTCACGCACGTATCGAAGGAATATCCGAAACGCGGATTCGCGGTTCGCGACGTCTCCTTCCACCTGAAGAAGAGCGAGTTCGCCTTCTTGACCGGGCACTCCGGGTCCGGCAAGTCCACGATGCTCCGCCTTATTCACATGACAGATCGACCGACGGACGGAGCGGTCCGCGTCACTGGTTTCTCGTCGGCACGCATAACCGAGAGAGATCTGTGGAAGGTACGACGTCGCGTGGGAATGGTGTTCCAGGACTTTCGGCTGCTACCGGGTCGCACCGCGCTGCAAAACGTCGCGTTCGTTCTCGAGGTGACCGGCACACCGACTAAGGCTGTGCAGTCACGTGCCCAGCGCCTCCTAGCGCAGGTTGGACTGGCGCCTAAGGCGAGTGCACTGGTCAATGAGCTCTCCGGCGGTGAACAACAGCGCGTAGCCATTGCTCGCGCTTTGGCGAACGACCCGTTCGTACTTCTCGCAGATGAACCGACCGGAAACCTCGACGAGCGCGCTACGCGAGGTATCATGGAGCTCTTCAAAGACATCAACGCCAAGGGCATGGCGGTGCTGATGGCCACCCACGACCTCGAACTGATTCGCAGGCACCCCACAGCGAGGGTGTTCGAACTGGATCAGGGCGAACTCGTATACGACTCCGAGACCTCGACGAAGCCGCAGCCGTCCAGCGTGCCGCAGTCTGAGCCCACGAGGGGGGACTGA
- the pdxA gene encoding 4-hydroxythreonine-4-phosphate dehydrogenase PdxA → MGPRLVVTPGDPRGIGPEVTAEAVRVLAREIPESSLSVVGPNGLLPLEELDSLRQDFSQTTRDNLDPFGADPAAGAFAGGAILRAVEMTVAGSAHAIVTAPLHKPSLHAAGWMFPGQTEFLADLAGIADVGMLMAAERTRLEGPLRVLLATTHLPLSAVPAALTSDLLIRQIGLLHDALVRDWGIETPRIGLCALNPHASDGGLFGNEEAETFGPAVDAARANGIDVLGPLPADTVFSRALAGGFDAVVAPYHDVGMAAFKTVSFGTGVNVSIGLPFVRTSPDHGTAFDIAGSGTADSSSMLEALRLAWRLAKARFDTSSLHV, encoded by the coding sequence GTGGGCCCTCGACTCGTTGTAACTCCTGGTGACCCGAGAGGGATCGGCCCCGAGGTCACGGCCGAAGCGGTCCGTGTGCTCGCAAGAGAGATCCCGGAGTCCTCTTTAAGCGTCGTGGGCCCTAACGGACTCTTGCCGCTCGAAGAGCTCGACTCTTTGCGACAGGACTTCTCGCAGACGACAAGGGACAACTTGGATCCCTTCGGTGCAGACCCAGCTGCAGGGGCTTTCGCCGGCGGGGCGATCCTCCGCGCTGTTGAGATGACGGTTGCGGGCTCCGCGCACGCAATCGTGACGGCGCCACTGCACAAACCGTCCCTGCACGCAGCGGGTTGGATGTTTCCGGGGCAGACCGAATTTCTCGCCGACCTGGCAGGTATTGCGGACGTGGGAATGCTGATGGCTGCAGAACGCACCCGGCTCGAGGGGCCCCTCCGCGTACTCCTCGCAACCACGCACCTGCCGCTGTCTGCGGTCCCGGCGGCGTTGACCTCTGACCTGTTGATACGCCAAATCGGACTTCTTCACGACGCACTGGTCCGGGACTGGGGAATCGAGACACCTAGAATAGGCCTCTGCGCGCTCAACCCTCACGCTTCAGACGGTGGCCTGTTTGGCAATGAGGAGGCAGAGACCTTCGGTCCAGCCGTCGACGCGGCCAGAGCGAACGGGATCGACGTGCTGGGCCCGCTCCCCGCCGACACCGTATTCAGTCGCGCTCTCGCCGGAGGCTTCGATGCGGTGGTGGCTCCCTATCACGATGTGGGCATGGCCGCGTTCAAGACCGTTTCCTTCGGTACCGGCGTCAACGTATCCATAGGACTGCCCTTTGTCCGAACCTCTCCCGACCACGGCACCGCCTTTGATATCGCCGGCTCAGGAACCGCTGACTCTTCTTCCATGCTCGAGGCTCTCCGCCTGGCGTGGCGCCTCGCCAAGGCCCGCTTTGACACCTCCTCTCTCCATGTCTAA